ATAGTGACATTTTTAAAACCTCCTTCTTGGTTTAGTATATATTCTAATTCTTACCAAGAAAGAGGTTTTTAATCGGTTTACACAAAATTTTTTACAGTCTCTTTTTTTTATATAACTTGCGCATATTTTATTGCTCTTAAAATCCTATATATTGGTGTCACTTTCCCTATATTTAAAACTGTAATATTATTTATCTTTTCATTTGTAGACGTTTTAATTCTCCTTACCGCCTCTTTTATTTGCTTCTTTGTTAATTTGTAGCTCCCTGCATTTATATTCTCTTTCTTACCCCATTCTATTTCTCTTAAATCTCCTCCGTTCTTGCTAAATACTCTTAATTTCGCCATTAACTTTAATCCTTCTCTACTCCATCCCAATGGATTCCTACTTAATCTAGAAGAAAATACATGACTTATATGCCCTTCTGCACTGCACCCTATTACATCTTTGTCTTTACTGTATATCTCTACTCCTTCCCAATTATTTAGTATGTACCTCTTGGCCTCTTTTACCTTCTCTTTTTCTCTCTCTTCCTCTGCTGCCTTTATTAACTCATCCAATACCTTCTTTACTCCTTCTTTATCCCCTTCATTTATTGCTCTCCATATCTTATCTCTATACTTTGGCTCTTTTGATGTTGCTTTTAATACGTATTTGTTTAAATGATATCTGTCTAACACAAACCTTGATTTTGCTATCCACTCTAATCCCTCTTTTATCCACGGTGCTCCATCTCCTGCTATGTATATCTTCTCTATCTTCTCTTCCTTGTAATTTTCTTCTATGTAATTTGCTACATCTATCCATATGTCTTCAGCTTTCTCTCCTACGTATGCCTTGTAATGCACATTTCTCAGTATGTCAATTCTCAAATTAAATCTCCAAAGATTTTCAAATTATAATGGCATTTTTTAAGTGTATAAAAGTATTTTTTCTCAAATTATCACAGCCTGATTAAAAATTTTTTTCACTTTTTAAGAGCATTACCGCTAAAATATGTTAATATCTGTTATTGGCAATTTGGGTTAATTGATGTATAATAAAAAATGAGAGTAGCGAAAGCTACTACTCTCACAAACTGATTTCATTTTGTGCCTGGTATATTACTTCTTCATCTATTTCTCTTAGCCTTTTAGAATACGCATAGAGAAGAGAAGCTGTTACCAGGTTATTTATTATCCTTGGGAGCCCTTTTGTTAGAGAATATATTGCTTCATATGCTGATGGTGTAAATATATCATTCACCACTCCGGCTATTTTCATTCTTGTTTTTATATAATCTTGAATTTCTTCTTTTTTTAGCCCTTGCATCACATACTTTATAGAAATTCTTTGCCTTAGTGCACTGTTTACATTCAAGGCTAGTTTGTTTCTTATGTGTGGTTGTCCTGAAAGTATCAATATATACGGGTTTTGAGAATCCATATTAAAGTTAAATATTATTCTCAAATCTTCAAGAACATCGTTAGAAACCAGTTGTATTTCATCTAATATTATGACAGGAGTTATCTTCTGGCTATAGTAAAGTTCTGTTATCGCTCTTTGTATCTGGTGAAAGAGCGTTACTTTTTTGTATGAGGGTGTTTCGCCTAAAATCATAGCCAATGCTTGATAGAATTCTCTCACTGTGAGTGTAGATAGAGCAAAGTAACATGGTTTAAATGTAGAACGGTTGAGGCTTTCAGCATATCTTCTTAATGCGGTAGATTTGCCTGAACCGGCCTCCCCAACGATAAGTCCTATACCCCTTGTTTCTTGTAAATATTTTAGCCTGGCATTTAATTCAGCAATGTCTTCACTTATGTAAAGGTCGTTTACACTTATCTCTTTAGAAAATGGATTAAATTTCATTCCAAAATATTGGGTAAACATTGTAAACACCTCTTTTTTAATCAATGATATCGTTAAAGGATATCACTGTGTGTTTAATAAAATCAACTAACTCTTCATTTCTGCTTACAGCATTTTTGTTTTGGGTGTATCCTATGGGAATTTTAGCATTATCATGAAAATTTACCTTATACGCTTCCCCCACTTTTTTGCCTTCATGAAAAAGTAGAAGAGGTGTATTATCCTTAAGCCACTGCGGGTCATATCTG
The sequence above is a segment of the Thermoanaerobacter ethanolicus JW 200 genome. Coding sequences within it:
- a CDS encoding ExeA family protein yields the protein MFTQYFGMKFNPFSKEISVNDLYISEDIAELNARLKYLQETRGIGLIVGEAGSGKSTALRRYAESLNRSTFKPCYFALSTLTVREFYQALAMILGETPSYKKVTLFHQIQRAITELYYSQKITPVIILDEIQLVSNDVLEDLRIIFNFNMDSQNPYILILSGQPHIRNKLALNVNSALRQRISIKYVMQGLKKEEIQDYIKTRMKIAGVVNDIFTPSAYEAIYSLTKGLPRIINNLVTASLLYAYSKRLREIDEEVIYQAQNEISL